tagaagaagaagaagaagtgttGGGGGTGGTTTTCATGGAGCGGGTAATCAAGTAAGCGAGGACCTCGCGGTCCTCGAGAGAGAGGACGGAGGCCAGAGCTAGAATGGCAGCTGGAAGGAGCTGAAGAACGGAGAGAACATACCCGtccgaggaggaggaggaagaggaggaggcgGCGGAGGAGGAGAAGGGAGATGGGTGGACTTTGCCTTTGTTCTTTATCTTCATGGTGTTTGGTGTTTTGCCTCTGAGAGAGTGGGGGATGCTGGTGAATAGGTAGAGGGATTTTTGGAAAGGTGAaagctttagagagagagagagagagagagagagagagagagagaatagtgatagggttttatttttgtttttattttttgttgggttttgaaAAGAAAGGGTGGTGGGGGTGGGGCTGTGAAAAGGCAGGACGGCAGTCGCAGAGAGAGGTCACAGTTTCTTGCTTTTCAGGATAACTATATTTCCTCTACGCGCGGGGGCGCGTACCTTTTAGGCATTTCTTCTTTTAGAGGAAATTACACCCAAACCattcataaattttaatttcaaaaatgtggTGAACCAGAACCACACACCCATTTGGCTATTGCAAATGTTATTTACTTGTAGCCCATGAGGCCCCCGTTTGTCACATTGTATTGAAGGGAATGGCCTTTATTTGGAATCTGATATCATGCTTGGTAAGATTATAAGTGGTTGATTGTTCTAATGGTTATGGTATTATTCTTTAATTCAGTATGATTCGggttcaaatatatatatatatatatatatatattagtgtaAATTAGTGCAATATATcgcttgtaaaaaaaaaatatacatttgGTGCAGTTACTAAGATCAAATTATACTGTGCAAGACTCTACACCTTCACTATATATTCTTATCTAATTTTGCATGTAAATGCAGACTAAAATAAAAACACCTCACTAACGTGTAAAATTtagtaatttttctattttcgaTGGATGAGTATGTGAAAATACAAAGTCATCTTTAacaatgaattaataattttgtTTAGTTAACTGTCAACGACCAAAAAGATAGTAAATTGTCATGTAACAACCAAAATGAGAAAGAGATAATAATTGAATTCTTAAAGTTTTGTAAACCAACTTATGTTGTTAATTAACCAGCACGACGTGTACAATTTGAACATTTATAACTAAAGTCAATTGATATAGTAAAAAACAATAAGATAAACCTAAAAGACAAACCATCTTAAAAAGTTACAAAAGAACAGTTATTATGTAGACGTGGATCAGAAGGTAGTAGTTCGCATTTTGCATAAAAATGATCAAACATGTGGATCAACCCCATTTCCTCAACCATTCCAATTGTTCAATAGAAGGAGAGTTGGTTGCCACCATATCTCTGCGCGTGGGTTTTGAATAGCAGTTTGAATATGGAGGAAAAGGTTTATTTCCCAATATCTGAAATTTTGATCGGGTTTTGTCACAGAGCTATATAGCTAGCACATCACCCGCTGTAACTTTTACTTTTACGGGTAAAATAGTCATTTAACCCCCGTATGCAGGATAAGAACAAGCGGCCAACCGACCAAAAGTACTATGGGAGGCGCCAATTGAGGTGGAGAGGACTGTAATCGGCTTAAACAGTTTGAGCTCGTAAGGGATTCAGCTCGTGCTTCGGTCATCAAAACTCGGATCATGAAAGAACCAAACCCAACTTAGTTTTGGCTTAATTAAGAAACAAGTTAAATCTGAGCATTAGTATTTTCAGCTCGTAAAGCTTATGAGTAGCTCGAAATGTTTTACAAGACAATGAGAGGTAGGCCGCAGGCTTGAGCTCAGCTTTGTCATTCAAGCTCGACAATTCTTGTATAGTACGCATTTGGGGGCCTAAGtccaattaattcaattaacaaaacaaaaaatagacGTTTAGTACTACAATGTtatgtatttctcttcacttataagaaATGTTTTACATTCAAATATCaaaggcctaatcggataaatggtccccgtggtcataaggtattcggatgatagcccctgtggtaaaaaaattcggatttaaacccctgtggtctaagtctgttaggatttatgcccttctgttaaataatgttgatgtggctgccacatatatgccatgtggctgccaaatgtctgccatgtggcaaaaataataatttttaatttttttttttaaaacctgaatttttacaacaaaaaaaaaaaaaaaaaaaaccccaaaagcTCCCCCCGCACTCCGCccgttccccccccccccccccgccggacttcttcttcttcttcccgccggagaccagctccccccgccagagccctctccccgcgcgaccctcctccctctccttcttccttcttcttcttcttcccgccggtctccccgcgcgactcctccctcttcttcttcaaacccctgtggtctaagtctgttaggatttatgcccttctgttaaataatgttgatgtggctgccacatatatgccatgtggctgccaaatgtctgccacgtggcaaaaataataatttttaatttttttttaaaaacctgaatttttacaaaaaaaaaaaaaaaaaaaaaaccccaaaagcTCCCCCCGCCCTCCGCccgttccccccccccccccccgccggacttcttcttcttcttcccgccggagaccAGCTCCCCCCCGCCAGAGCCCTCTCCccgcgcgaccctcctccctctccttcttccttcttcttcttcttcccgccggtctccccgcgcgactcctccctcttcttcttcttcttcttcttcttcttcttcttcttcttcttcttcttcttcttcttcccgccggagaccagctccccccctcgccggagccctctccccgcgcgaccctcctccctctcccttttccttcttcttcttgcagatctgggttcttttttttttcttttttttttttttgtaaaaattcaggttttttttaaaaaaaaataaaaattattatttttgccacgtggcagacatttggtagCCATGTGACATATATGTGGCtgccacgtcagcattatttaacaaaagggcataaatcctaacagatttagaccacaggggtttaaatccgaatttttttaccacaggggctatcatccaaataccttatgaccacggggaccatttatccgattaggccaatATCAAAAATAGAAAGTTCGTAACTAATTTATTCCACCAAGCTAATCGAAAATTTGAATGTAAAAGCTATTAAGACACAGATCGGTGTGAAACGATGGTGACTGGCTCTTGGAAGAGTACAGTGAAGTTGTTGGTGTTCTTTGCCGCTTAGGAAGAATTTAGGTGTGGAAACAAGAAGAaatattcaatttcaaattcGACCCAAGATCAATTAAATGAGAAGTCGGCAAACAAGAGAGCAAGAGAAGAATTGGGATGCAAAAAATCCTGATCAAGATTGAGAAATACTACAAAGTTGTTGCCCGAGTACAAGCACTAGTTTTGTGCTGCCCTGTGATGGAAACAATGAGATGATGACCAATGATGCCACTAAATTACTAATCATGATCATGAGTTGATTAATGACAACTATGATAGATTATGGTACAATTATTTACTGGTGGACATCAAGTTAATAACATGATGAACGACAATGTGATAGGATCTGACTTCGACGatgattttctttgttaaagacTTGTCTGTACTAAGACATCGTTGTTTCAGGAGTTGTTCTTGTAATATAGTTAATAACGGAAATAAGCAAATCACAAATACAATTAACCACTAACCTTGTGAAGCCATTGCAGCAAAAAAACCAGAGCTCTTCTACACTTAACATTACTGTATGCAATTAACAAACAATGGGGCTTGTTCTCTCTGTTTTGCGTAATCAGTGTGAATGCAAGGACCTCTATTATATATCCTTAGTGCTCGCATTTGATTAAGTTACTTCCCATCATGTAATCCTAATCAAATTGTATAAACAAATATCCTTATCACCACAAACCAATATTGTATCATAATAGTTAAACCTATTCATACCAGGATTACTTCCATCTTTATTTCGATCAAATACATTCCCTGATAGCTTTACAAGTCTAGTCTATCCATGTGGTAAACTAGGTGTGTAGCTCTAATTAGATTACAGTTGTTGCCTCACAAATTGCTAAAAACCAAGTTAACCTATCCATGTGGGATACaccctatgtttttttttaatgaaatactAACATAGGTTAGATTTCGACCTTAATTGTTGACGAGGCTCACACAGGGATTTAATTAATAACTTCTCGCCATGAGGGTCACAATGAAAATATGATGtcacaacagttttttttttaatggccGATAATAAATAAAGATGTGCATAGAGAGTTCGGTTCCACACAAGGTGTGCATAGAGAATTATCGTTTTTGGTTCACTTAAATTGTAACAGTCAACTGAAATGAGTTAGGTATACTCCTAATTGCAATTACGCCAGCCCTCTCTGTGTTGAGAACTCGAGTTGATGGTGATACTCACCCACTCACCATGGGTAGTGTTGAAGGAGCTCAAGCATCTCCAATGGGTGAGGCAAATGCATACTCCGGTGGCTTATGTGGCTATTCATTTTAGCATTTGCCTCAAAAAACCTAGTGACTCCAAAAGGATAAGACAATTGGTGAGGCAAATGCTCAGAAAAATCACCTTTGGGTATATAGATGGTGTGATCCGAATTGCCTAAATTTTTTCACAATGCAAATAGTTTTATCACACCTTCTTTGTGTTAAGCATTATGCAGGAAGAAGATAACATAGAGATTATAGAAGACGAAGAAGGAAATAGAGAaaacttagagagagaaagagaatgatTTTCACTTGTATTTTCTTGATAAAACTTTCTGGTTACAAACTGTTGCTGATAGATGAACCTTACAATACCAACAATCCTAACTGCCTATATACTCTAACATCCCCCTGCAAGCTCATGGTGGTCCAAGCATGAGATTGTTGCAGTGAGTGTTGACTATGGTGAACTTAGGCCTTTGGTAAGAATGTCAGCAAATTGCTCGGAAGAAGAGACAAACTTAACCAAGAGGCTTTTTGACAGAGCACCTTATCTTCAACGAGTGAAAAGTAAAACTAATACCTTTGTCAGCAACATATTTAGACTTAGTGCAATTCATGAAGAACAAATTTTGATATGTCATGAAAGATCGATTGAATTCTTCCAACAACTGCACAAGTAATCTAATTATAGCAACAAGAAATTTCAACTTAAACTGTAAAAAACCAGCTCAGCAACCCAGTAATTAAGAAGGAAGAAATCATTCTCAAAGTACATCCAGGATAAATGTTTTTGAACAAAAACGTGGGGCCTTCACCTTTATCAGTAATTAGCATATGCGAGTTTAAGATCAACAATACTCGCACCATCACATAACCTACTCAAGGTATGCATTTCACCAAGTTTTCCAATGTTGTCATAGTCTTCCTGCAAGTGGTAAGAGCATATATATGATAAGGTATTACTTGTCTCCAGAAGAATGCCACCAGTCTCTGAATTTTCCAGAGGAAATCGTGTTGATTTTTCATCAGATGATTTGATGGTAAGATCAGATTCGAGTGATGGAAGGTAACTTGTAGAATGGCACAAGGAAGTTGATACATTGATTTCATGATCTGAGCACTGAAATGATGGTGTCAATGGAGTGTGGTGATTGTGGTTTTGTAAATCATACAACTCAATAGACAAAATAGTTTTCTTTGTTGCCGCCGTTTCCAGCTTCTCATCAAACATGCTTACTATTCTTTCCTTATTAGCTCATTCACTAGGCATGTCGTTAGTCATATCATGTTCTATTGGAATATAATATCCCTTCCTACCATAAACATGATTGCATCCACTGAAACATCCATCATTAGGCCAATAACATTCACAATGTTTTGTCAGTGGATGATGAGAGCCAATAATTCCTTGAGATATTTTCAATGTACTTTGACATGATTCAGGGGCTGAAACTAAAGAGTGAGTATTAAGTATGTAATAACAATGAGCATCTAAATGACCATTTTTGTGAATTAGGATATGAAGATGAAGGTGAGCAAAGAACTCCAGGTGAAAATTGAGGAAAAGATTTGTATGTATTCAACCTTAGACCATTATTGTAATGGAATTGACCTTTACCACATCATGGAATTGACCTTTACCACATCGCACGACATTAGACAAGTGAGATGGCatatcatatgattggttttgtCCAGTGAAACTGGTATGCATAGCAATCATTGGAGATGCAGATGAATAGGTCATATTTCTCTACAAGCAAGTGATAACACTATGGTTCCTTCTATTAGAGATTTGAAATGGCTAAGGTGAATCAGTGATTCTGTAAATACAATTAGCTGCACTATGACCTTGTTGAGCACACAATTAGCAAGTGATTGTAGAATAAGAAGCTCTGTTGTTAAAATGTGAAGTGAAATTATGGACAACACGTTTAGGATTAGAATACCTTTGGCCTTGATTATACTAAAACTTGCATGTGCCCTTTGATTTTGAGTAAAAGGATTGAATGTGTCCAGTGCCTCCATTGCATCCAGGACTGGCATATAAACTAGAAGGACCATTGCCTTGAAAACCCAGATTTTGCGTAGAGCTATTTAACGCAGATGATCCATAACCATAATTGGCAGTTATTGAGTCTTTGGAACCGTGTCTTTGATCCTGTGCCACCATAGCAGAGAGGAATGGTATTGAGGAATTGTTTTGAACAAAAACTTCCTCTGCAAGCAATTGGAATCGATAATCTTTGAGAGAGATAACATTTTCTCTGCCACGGATCACACATCTAAAGGTGTTATACTCAGATGGCAAGCCATTAAGAGCAAGAATAACAATGTCCTCATCTGCAAATATGACTCCAGCAGTAGCAAGAAAATCTCTTGCTTCCTTGATTCTTTGCAAATGCTGAGTCATAAAATCACTGCCTTTCTTGATGGTATAAAGATTTGATTTCATTTGAAAGATTGCAATCCTACTGACGATAGATAATTGTTCTTGAAGCCTAAACCATAAATCACTTGCACTTATGCTACCAATAGCACAAGAAATTGCAGAAGAGGATAGGGTTACAGTAATGAGATGCATAAGTGCCATATCATGCATTTTTCAGAACTTATATTCATCTGGTATTCATCTGCCTCGATTCTTGATGATGAAACACCAGTCGTTACCTCATAATCTCCAGAACATGTAGAAGAAAATTGGGAAAGACACATATTTGTGCCATCAACAAACCCCATAAGCCCATGACTTTCAAGCATCAATTGCATCAGAAAGTGCCATTGAAGGCAGTTGGTCTCTTCCAACCGGAGTGAAAACGATGTTGAAATTGATGAAATTAACCCCATGATCCGTGATTGCAAGATCTGCAATTGACTTGCAGTAACCATGTTGATCGATTTTCTCagagaacttaaaacaaacacTTGGTGTGCAAGAACTTGCAAAAAACAAATGGCAGAAATGGGTAAGAATCACAACCCAAAAATTCAGAAAAGAAATCACAGAAAGATTGTAGAAGAAAGAAATAGGTAGCGGAACCAAAGAACTAAGGATCGAAAAAGCTTGCAACGAAGCTTAttcggcgatgataccatgttaagcATTATGCAGGAAGAAGAGAACAAAGAGATTATAGAAGACGAAGAAGGAAACAGAGAaaacttagagagagaaagagaatgatTTTCACTTGTATTTTCTTGATACAACTTTTTGGTTACAAACTGTTGCTAATAGATGAACCTTACAATACCAACAATCCTAACTGCCTATGTACCACTTTGGAGATGTACACATCCTCCTATTTACGGCTTCATGCCTACTTCCCGAGGTTTTGGAGCTTAATGCTATAGATCTTCTCATAAAATTCATCTACTTCCTCACTGTCATTTGCAGTGGATCTGTTGGTGTTCTCCTTGTTGTCACTCGCTTGCTGTGTATTTGGCTATCGTCTCCGACCCACCAACTAGTTATCGCCTATTTTAGGACTCCATTGTCGCTTTTTCTTATACCATTCTCTCAATTCAGCTCGGCTTGACGCACTGATATACGGTGTTTTTATTCCCTTCAAGTGGTTGGTCGTCGATGATTTTCGGGCGTTTCACGACAAATATGATATTTCCCTCGAGTTTCAagggtttttgttttgtgtaaAATTTTACTTGTTGCGTAAGGTTGTCCTTTCGGACTTTGTTGGATGAACTGGTCACCCGATTTACCAAAAATCGAAACAATTACTCGCATGTGATCTTCCACATTATGTTGTTAAGAGGGATTATTTAACTCGTTACGGTCACTTGATCTACTGGCACTCGATCTCCTTGCATTGAAAGACACTTGAATAACAACAAACTTGCAAGAAATTCTGTTGGTAGACTGAAATACAAATTGGAACTTTGAAATGAACGATTTTTGCACTTGTACTTGGATATCTACCTCAGCCAGTGAGACAACATTAACAAACGTTAAACAAAGCAAACTGATGTGATGATATAGATCAGTGATCCATGCATAGAGGAGCAGCATTACACATACCCATTTTCAAGGAAACCCGAACATCATACTATACCATATATGGCACCACGACTGAGGGAGAAATCCGAATTCAATGACTTTTCTTATCTGCAACTGGTTCCAACTTACTTGCTGCTGCGGAGCGCTTGTCCTCTTCCATCTTGGACTCAACTTCATCCCTCTCTCTGAAGTATCTCTCAAATGCCCTCGGAAGGAATCGAGGGATCAAAAACCCGAATAGGTTGATCgagaaatatatgaaattggCTATAGACAGGCTcctcccaaaccaaaaccatgcaACATCCTACAACAACATAACATCAATCAGTAATCATTAGCCAATGCACTaaataagaaaattaattaagaacCAAATGTCCAAAACAACATAGTTATAAGATGTTCCTATCACGTTTTGAGTATGTGCCATCATATAACTGTCACATCTTTTTAACTGTAAGAATTGCCATGTAGCAAGAACGTAAGAGATAAGTTTTTTCTCCCAAAACACAAGCACTATAATTTACCTTAAACTGTGCATTGGCAGGCAGAGTTTTGTTAAGCCAAACATCTTTCATCCAATCAAGGATGACAAAGATTCTCCTGACAGTGTAAAGCAACGGGACCAATGCCCTCACCGGCGGAGAAAACAGCGACAATCCGCTAATCACATTCTCAGTGAGAATCTGAAATGAGAGCAAGAACAAGTGAGGTGTTGCCGAGCGGACAGCGTGCTCATCGCCCCGCGCAAAACCACCCAATACGTATGCAAGCGGCAAGAAGAGCCCGATTGTGGTTCCCACAACCACGTAAAACCTGAAGAATCTGCTGCCTTGGAAAATCTCCCGAGAGCTAGAGCTGACGGGACCGTGAGAAGGGAAGGCCAAGCGCGACAGAGCTAAGAGATATGCGGAGGCAAAGGCCGGGAAGATCAAATCAAAAAGCGGGACAAGGCCGCTGACTGAGAAAACCATGATGAAGGCCACGAGTTGGAGCTCTATTACTCGCAATGAGCCCATTACACCGCCAACCGCAGGCTGCTGGTGCTGTTGGCGGTGGAGCGGTTTCTCTTGGGGTTTGGATCCAGGGGTTGTAGTTGTAGTGGTTGTGTCGGGCTCTGATCTAGGAGCCACAGCAAGAGACACACCCGACATGCCTTTTCTTTATTGAGATGTCTACAAACTTTGTTGTCAAAAGGTGATTAATTGGGTACTAATCAACCTAGCCAGGTAACACAAGGGTTAATTAGTGTCTTCCCTGATGATACTGAAacttgaaaaggaaaaaaaagaaaaaacaaacataaataAGAGAATTAAATCATCTGAATCAAACATATCCAAGGTGAAAAttgataatattaattataccAATTGAAATTGTTTAAACTAGCAAGGATTGAACTTGGTTAATCTTAATCATTATTTTTCTAAACAAAGGATTTAACTCGATTTGTTcatcaaaacaaaagcaaatgaAATGCAAATATAAAAATCAACTGGCTACAGCAAGAGAAAAACTTTTACCCAGAAAGAGAATGAAAATTATTATTTGAAATTGATGAAAACTGAAACTtactaagagagagagagagagagagagagatctaaCTGACGGTATGGGATCAGCGAGAAGGAAAGCAAACGAAATGATTCGTTGAAAGCCAAACCGAAAGGGTCTCCGAATGAAAAGACGAAGGAAACGGTGAGATCAAAAATGTGAAAATCTACACTGCAGAGTGTCCTCCTTGTCTTTACGTGTAGTAATATCATCGAGACACTTGGCTGCATGCCGACATGAACCCGTGGCGGGGTAACACGTATCGCCATTTGGATGTGGATCAGACACTACTTTAAATCGGTGTTGGACGATCTTTCTTTtcgtatttttatttctttttggtaccacaggcccaaggcccaaattAACACTAGCTGGGATCCAATTTTGATCCATATCCAACCCGAATTCGaagtaattaacaaaatatGAATCGAGATTTTAATTTGATGATCCCGAATTGGATAATCCAGTTATAGATAGATAGTGACGTTGATTAAAGTTGATATGTTTTGGTTTGTGGTTAAGGTCGGATAACATCTAATTTTTTGAATGATTATGAATTGATCGtagccttttaaaacatttcaaataggtgtaaagttttgaaaaataaaaatattttaaattcattatcGTTGTGGACACGAGTATTAATGTGTGTTTTAACTCTCAAGTCATCTTAGCTACGCAAAATTATGGTTTAACGTGGCTAAAACGAGTCAATTTAGGAgattaagggtgcgtttgttgcaccggactatctcggactggactagcttcagggactaagctggattggcttagattagactaagctagactaacttagtgaagcgtttggtgcagtgtcggactaaaatgCTAGACAAtaacaaatatatttttaattcatattttatattatttaatacatatttagtaatattttattactaccactatcttttttttcattctagAAACCATCCATCCCCATTTCTTTCCAAGTTTGCTCCGTCCATCTCCCTCtgtttcttcctctttcttcttcgcccttccctctctctcttcatttccatctttttcttcctatttcTCTCTGCTCATCTCCCTCtgtttcttcctctttcttcttcgcccctccctctctctcttcatttccatctttttcttcctatttcTCTCTGCTCATCTCCctcttttcttcctaatttttttgggaCCCAATTGGCAAATCAGAACCCATTCAGAGTCTGGGTCATCTGGGTATTAATGGGTCTGCTTCTCCAGCGTCAATAGCAAAGTTCTGCGATCAGGGAGTCTGGACTAGGTGGAGTGTGAGCACAGATGCTGAGCGTTTCAGACGCACAacgattttgtattttttttttcgtttttttgttctgaattttggatttggatcTAGTTTTGAAAATGGAAATATTGTAGAAATTTTTGCCTTTTGTTTCCAATTTTGTGGGATCTAGGTTTGAAAATGGTAGATGATAGGGACGACGATGAGGGTGCAGGGCAAGGATGACGATGATGGAAGACGCAGAGATGAGGACGATGAGGGAAGACGCCGAAAATCTCTCGTGTTTTCTCTGGCTTACGAGTCCGCCCAAAATTGGGGATCCTCGTTAAGAACGGCTAAGGAGGTCTTTAATCCGAGCGAATCCCTGCTAAgctcattaaagctaatccTGGTGCACACCAAACAAATgactatagtctagtccagtccagtccagtccttcttaatcctgtcaaacaaacggGCCCTAAAGCTCCAAAGATGGAGATTAGTGAAAACAAACTGTAGTATTTGTCCACATCATCATTTAATACCGGTGACCTAACAAatgtttaattttcaaaaccttATTAGGTAGTTATTTATAATGTTTCAAAAAAGTTAAGACAAATTTGAAATCATCCCAAAAAATTGGTGGTACTCATCCATACTTAACCTTTTGGTTTAgtgtaatatgtatatatatggcctaatcggataaacgGTCATCATGGTGATAAGGTAATTGAAAGATAAGCCATGTGGTTagaaaattaggatttaagcccTCGTGATGATACTCTGCTAGTAAAT
The nucleotide sequence above comes from Malus sylvestris chromosome 16, drMalSylv7.2, whole genome shotgun sequence. Encoded proteins:
- the LOC126607071 gene encoding uncharacterized protein LOC126607071, whose amino-acid sequence is MSGVSLAVAPRSEPDTTTTTTTPGSKPQEKPLHRQQHQQPAVGGVMGSLRVIELQLVAFIMVFSVSGLVPLFDLIFPAFASAYLLALSRLAFPSHGPVSSSSREIFQGSRFFRFYVVVGTTIGLFLPLAYVLGGFARGDEHAVRSATPHLFLLSFQILTENVISGLSLFSPPVRALVPLLYTVRRIFVILDWMKDVWLNKTLPANAQFKDVAWFWFGRSLSIANFIYFSINLFGFLIPRFLPRAFERYFRERDEVESKMEEDKRSAAASKLEPVADKKSH